From a region of the Latilactobacillus sakei genome:
- a CDS encoding cysteine--tRNA ligase, whose amino-acid sequence MLTVYNTLTRQKETFKPLEEGRVKMYVCGPTVYNYIHIGNARSAIAFDTIRRYLEYRGYQVDYVSNFTDVDDKMIKAANAENITVPELADRYIAAFKEDTKALNIEPATLNPRATDNIEEIVAFIQDLIAKEYAYAVDGDVYYRARKFKAYGHLAGQDLDQLEQGASEHTATEETLRKEDPIDFALWKAEKGNEITWDSPWGKGRPGWHIECSVMSTKYLGDTIDIHGGGQDLEFPHHENEIAQSEAKTGQTFVNYWLHNGFVTVGDDDQKMSKSLGNFVTVHDLIQEVNPQALRFLMSSTQYRRPIRYSQSLLAEAQTNLDRLKTTLDNLAFRQATAEPGEDQIVMDKAAELEAAFVIAMDDDFNVQNGLTQLYELAKLSNQYLEQTTVQADTLTSLATRLTRLLAIFGVVFKADQLLDTEVESLIEERQAARAAKDFAKSDAIRDQLKAQGIILEDTPQGMRWRRA is encoded by the coding sequence ATGCTAACCGTTTATAATACCCTCACACGCCAAAAAGAAACCTTTAAACCCCTTGAAGAAGGCCGCGTTAAGATGTACGTCTGTGGGCCAACTGTGTATAACTATATTCATATCGGTAATGCGCGTAGTGCGATTGCGTTTGATACGATTCGCCGCTATCTCGAATATCGCGGGTACCAAGTTGATTACGTTTCAAACTTCACGGATGTTGACGATAAGATGATTAAAGCGGCTAACGCGGAAAACATCACCGTGCCAGAATTAGCAGACCGCTACATCGCTGCCTTTAAAGAAGATACTAAAGCCCTCAATATTGAACCAGCAACCCTTAATCCACGGGCAACTGATAATATTGAAGAAATCGTAGCGTTCATCCAAGATTTGATTGCTAAAGAGTATGCTTATGCCGTTGACGGTGATGTTTATTACCGGGCCCGCAAATTTAAGGCGTACGGTCATCTTGCTGGTCAAGATCTTGATCAACTCGAACAAGGCGCCAGCGAACATACGGCAACAGAAGAAACTTTACGTAAGGAAGATCCAATCGATTTTGCTTTATGGAAAGCTGAAAAAGGCAACGAGATTACTTGGGACTCACCTTGGGGCAAGGGCCGCCCTGGCTGGCACATCGAATGTTCCGTGATGTCGACTAAATACTTAGGCGATACGATCGATATTCATGGTGGTGGCCAAGATTTGGAATTTCCCCATCACGAAAATGAGATTGCTCAAAGTGAAGCCAAGACCGGTCAAACCTTTGTAAATTATTGGTTACACAATGGATTTGTAACGGTTGGGGACGACGATCAAAAAATGAGTAAGTCACTGGGCAACTTTGTGACGGTTCACGATTTGATTCAAGAAGTTAATCCACAAGCCTTGCGCTTTTTGATGAGTAGTACGCAATACCGGCGCCCAATTCGTTACAGTCAATCATTGTTAGCAGAAGCCCAAACTAATTTGGATCGCTTGAAGACGACGCTTGATAACTTGGCTTTCCGTCAAGCAACGGCTGAACCAGGTGAAGACCAAATTGTGATGGATAAGGCAGCTGAACTGGAAGCGGCTTTTGTCATAGCGATGGACGATGATTTTAACGTTCAAAACGGTTTAACCCAATTGTACGAACTGGCTAAATTAAGTAACCAATATTTGGAACAGACAACGGTTCAAGCCGATACATTAACGTCATTGGCAACCCGTTTAACCCGGCTATTAGCCATTTTTGGGGTTGTGTTTAAAGCGGATCAGTTATTGGATACGGAAGTTGAAAGCCTAATTGAAGAACGCCAAGCCGCTCGAGCAGCTAAAGATTTTGCTAAGAGTGATGCGATTCGGGATCAATTGAAGGCTCAAGGGATTATTTTGGAAGATACACCACAAGGAATGAGATGGAGACGCGCATGA
- a CDS encoding PIN domain nuclease — translation MQQKPLTKRRVLGIVFVILGGALGITAFPEFWRVVHLELVTYLNNGITNAVLGAIIFYLLFLVLASPMLRAMRQLEKALFKQSPSFLLFGSVFSLIGLLLANVVSIPLYRMPIFVLNTVVPILLMFALGYLGFKVGTTRLDEWRKFLQPKKRNTDVLERKVDDNFRKYKILDTSVIIDGRIKEIAKTGFIEGTLMVPNFVLHELQLISDSADNLKRARGRRGLDILNELQKDESLSVEMYDGDFEDLTEVDGKLVKLAKLLDGIVVTNDYNLNKVCEFQNVPVFNINQLANTLKPAVLPGEAMTVTVVKAGTERQQGVAYLEDGTMIVVEDGQHYLNKPLDVIVTSALQTAAGRMIFAKPAHQQKGLNEK, via the coding sequence ATGCAACAAAAACCATTAACTAAAAGAAGAGTGTTAGGTATCGTCTTTGTGATTCTAGGGGGTGCTTTAGGGATCACGGCCTTTCCGGAGTTTTGGCGAGTCGTTCATTTAGAATTAGTCACATATCTCAATAATGGCATTACCAATGCCGTGTTAGGTGCAATTATTTTTTATCTTTTATTCTTGGTACTAGCTAGTCCGATGTTACGCGCAATGCGTCAATTGGAAAAGGCGTTGTTTAAACAATCCCCTAGTTTCCTATTATTTGGGAGTGTATTCTCATTAATTGGCTTGTTATTAGCGAATGTTGTTTCGATTCCGTTATACCGGATGCCGATTTTTGTTTTAAATACAGTGGTACCGATCCTATTGATGTTTGCGCTTGGTTATTTAGGCTTTAAGGTGGGGACGACCCGTCTCGATGAATGGCGTAAGTTCTTACAACCTAAAAAACGCAATACTGACGTGCTAGAACGCAAGGTAGATGATAATTTCCGGAAGTATAAGATTTTGGATACAAGTGTCATCATTGATGGTCGGATTAAGGAAATTGCTAAGACCGGCTTTATCGAAGGCACCTTGATGGTCCCTAATTTCGTTTTACATGAATTACAATTAATTTCCGATTCTGCAGATAACTTAAAACGGGCGCGTGGTCGTCGTGGTTTAGATATCTTGAATGAATTACAAAAGGACGAAAGTTTATCTGTCGAAATGTACGATGGCGACTTTGAAGATTTAACGGAAGTCGATGGCAAACTAGTCAAGTTGGCGAAGTTGTTAGATGGGATTGTGGTCACTAATGATTACAATTTAAATAAAGTCTGTGAATTCCAAAACGTCCCTGTTTTTAATATCAATCAATTGGCCAATACATTGAAACCAGCTGTCTTACCTGGAGAAGCGATGACCGTCACGGTAGTCAAAGCCGGAACCGAACGGCAACAAGGGGTTGCTTACCTTGAAGATGGCACGATGATTGTTGTTGAAGATGGCCAGCATTATCTCAATAAACCATTAGATGTGATTGTCACAAGTGCCTTACAAACGGCTGCTGGACGAATGATTTTCGCTAAACCAGCACACCAACAAAAAGGCTTGAATGAAAAATAA
- a CDS encoding DNA repair protein RadA, with protein sequence MAKVKTQFVCQNCGYSSPRFLGRCPNCGAWNQMVEEREQPAAAAKSNFTISGRATEPEKISTVNIQKEPRVKTELNELNRVLGGGVVPGSLILIGGDPGIGKSTLLLQVSGQLEKVGKILYVSGEESASQIKMRANRLGVNGDQLYLYPETDMGNIRHQIETLKPEYVVIDSIQTMSEPEVTSAVGSVSQVRQVTAELMRIAKTNQITIFVVGHVTKEGAIAGPKILEHMVDTVLYFEGDTHHTYRILRSVKNRFGSTNEIGIFEMREAGLQEVANPSEIFLEERLAGATGSAVVVSMEGTRPILVELQTLITPTLFGNAKRTSSGLDHNRVSLIMAVLEKRASLMLSNQDAYLKATGGVKLDEPAIDLAMAVSIASSYRDKEIPPTDCFVGEIGLTGEIRRVNRIEQRVGEAAKLGFKRIYVPKNNLQGWEPPTDIQVVGVTTIAETLKKVFN encoded by the coding sequence GTGGCTAAAGTTAAAACGCAGTTTGTCTGCCAGAATTGTGGCTACAGTTCCCCCAGATTCTTGGGGCGCTGTCCGAATTGTGGTGCTTGGAATCAAATGGTTGAAGAACGAGAACAACCCGCCGCAGCGGCCAAATCAAATTTCACAATTTCAGGCCGGGCCACTGAACCTGAAAAAATCAGTACCGTTAATATCCAAAAAGAACCCCGTGTCAAAACGGAATTAAATGAATTGAATCGCGTTTTAGGTGGCGGTGTGGTGCCGGGCTCACTGATTTTAATCGGTGGGGATCCTGGGATTGGGAAATCCACCTTGTTACTACAAGTTTCAGGGCAACTTGAAAAAGTGGGTAAAATCCTATACGTTTCAGGTGAAGAAAGTGCCTCGCAAATTAAGATGCGGGCGAATCGATTAGGGGTTAATGGCGATCAATTGTATCTGTATCCCGAAACGGATATGGGCAATATTCGCCACCAAATCGAAACGCTCAAACCAGAATACGTCGTGATTGATTCGATTCAAACAATGAGTGAACCAGAAGTGACTTCTGCAGTCGGGAGTGTTTCACAGGTTCGCCAAGTGACTGCAGAATTGATGCGGATTGCTAAAACCAATCAGATTACTATTTTTGTGGTGGGACATGTGACTAAAGAAGGGGCGATCGCCGGTCCGAAGATTTTGGAACATATGGTAGATACCGTGTTGTACTTTGAAGGTGACACGCATCACACGTACCGAATTTTACGATCGGTTAAAAACCGGTTTGGTTCAACTAATGAAATCGGGATTTTCGAAATGCGGGAAGCGGGTTTACAAGAAGTCGCTAACCCATCTGAAATTTTCCTTGAAGAACGGCTGGCCGGTGCGACTGGTTCAGCGGTGGTGGTTTCAATGGAAGGGACCAGACCAATCTTGGTTGAGTTGCAAACTTTGATTACCCCAACCTTGTTCGGGAACGCAAAACGGACATCTTCAGGGTTAGACCATAATCGGGTGTCATTAATTATGGCGGTTTTAGAAAAGCGGGCGAGTTTGATGCTTTCCAATCAAGATGCTTATCTTAAAGCAACCGGTGGCGTTAAGTTAGACGAACCAGCGATTGATTTGGCGATGGCCGTCTCGATTGCTTCCAGTTATCGCGATAAAGAAATTCCACCAACCGATTGTTTTGTCGGCGAAATTGGCTTGACGGGTGAAATTCGACGGGTCAACCGGATCGAACAACGCGTTGGCGAAGCGGCGAAGTTAGGTTTTAAACGCATTTACGTTCCTAAAAATAATTTGCAAGGTTGGGAGCCGCCAACTGACATTCAAGTCGTTGGTGTTACAACTATTGCAGAAACTTTAAAAAAAGTATTCAACTAG
- a CDS encoding dUTP diphosphatase, with translation MKKRGFEIVTKYQSANLSLPVRSTAHSAGYDFACAEDFVLPSIWHYNFVRLFRMIRNGKPLVDDDFERASKTLKPFLVPTGIKAYMQDDEYLMIANRSSNPLKKGLVIPNGVGIIDSDYYGNDANEGEIFIQMLNFSPRDIILRKGERIGQGIFMPYLVADDEVAVTTKRTGGFGSSGR, from the coding sequence ATGAAAAAACGAGGATTCGAAATAGTAACCAAGTACCAATCAGCAAACTTAAGTTTACCAGTGCGGTCGACTGCACATTCAGCAGGATACGATTTTGCTTGTGCAGAGGACTTCGTTTTACCATCCATCTGGCATTATAATTTTGTCCGTCTATTTCGGATGATTCGAAACGGCAAACCACTAGTTGATGATGATTTTGAACGGGCTTCTAAGACCTTGAAACCTTTCCTAGTACCAACGGGGATTAAGGCCTATATGCAAGATGATGAATATTTAATGATTGCTAATCGTTCAAGCAATCCCTTGAAAAAGGGGTTAGTGATTCCCAATGGTGTCGGGATTATCGATTCAGATTATTACGGCAACGATGCCAACGAGGGTGAAATTTTTATTCAAATGTTGAATTTCAGTCCGCGTGATATTATTTTGCGAAAAGGCGAACGAATTGGTCAAGGTATTTTCATGCCATATCTTGTGGCTGATGATGAAGTAGCTGTGACAACTAAACGGACCGGCGGTTTTGGTTCATCCGGTCGTTAG
- a CDS encoding ribose 5-phosphate isomerase A: MDKNAMKKMAAERSVDYVEDNMILGLGTGSTVVYMVEALAKRVKAENLHLTCVCTSIRTAEQATSLGIPVKALNEVDHIDLTIDGADEVDANFQGIKGGGAAHLFEKLVATTSTRNIWIVDEEKVVDTIGRFPLPVEVIPFGSQQVFNKFVKEGLNPEFRTTEDGQRVLTDSKNEVIDLHLEKITHPHLLASWLSEQVGVVEHGLFLDLVNEVVVGSPEGVKILKAR; the protein is encoded by the coding sequence ATGGATAAGAATGCAATGAAAAAAATGGCTGCTGAACGCTCAGTGGACTACGTCGAAGACAATATGATTTTAGGACTTGGGACTGGCTCAACGGTTGTGTACATGGTCGAAGCGCTCGCTAAACGTGTGAAGGCTGAAAACCTCCACTTAACTTGCGTCTGCACATCAATCAGAACTGCAGAACAAGCAACATCCCTTGGTATCCCCGTCAAAGCACTCAATGAAGTCGATCATATCGATTTGACAATTGATGGTGCCGATGAAGTTGACGCTAACTTCCAAGGGATTAAAGGCGGTGGCGCTGCCCACTTATTCGAAAAACTAGTGGCAACAACCTCAACCCGCAACATCTGGATTGTTGATGAAGAAAAAGTAGTCGATACAATCGGCCGCTTCCCACTCCCCGTTGAAGTGATTCCTTTTGGCAGTCAACAAGTTTTCAACAAGTTCGTCAAAGAAGGCCTTAACCCAGAATTCAGAACAACCGAAGATGGTCAACGCGTCTTAACAGACTCCAAAAATGAAGTGATTGATCTGCACCTTGAAAAAATCACACATCCGCACTTACTAGCATCTTGGTTAAGCGAACAAGTCGGCGTCGTTGAACACGGCCTATTCTTAGACCTCGTCAACGAAGTCGTAGTAGGCTCACCAGAAGGCGTCAAAATCTTAAAAGCCAGATAA
- a CDS encoding aminopeptidase, giving the protein MTQEITHANLIKMRQVLADMPQAQTLRNAVMNNGINAVAQRPDAAVTLDPTYSIDLPTGDVSFQKKSGRCWLFATLNTLRHDFEQKYNVKNFELSQNYLSFWDRIEKANLFYEKILATATQPITDREVAFALAGPDFDGGQWDNAVALIQKYGAVPKSVMPETYNSDLTTEFNSTLNLKLRTDAIKLRQLVADQASEAKISETRTAMLSDIYRLSVYAFGEPVETFDFAYRDNDQQYHLDQGLTPLSFYQKYLNRHFDDYITVVSSPQASKQYNQLYSLDSQDTVVEGHPMRLLNLPPDRLKALAIQSLKAGESIWFGNDVLADLDRQKGWLDSNLYDYSSLFSIDLTMPKDQRLDYRQGVVSHAMTLTGVDLVDDQPTKWKVENTWSDKVGNKGYFSMSDAWFDDYVYEVVIKKEYLTKEEQALLDQTPIKLDPWDALQ; this is encoded by the coding sequence ATGACCCAAGAAATTACACATGCTAATTTAATCAAGATGCGCCAAGTACTCGCCGACATGCCGCAAGCCCAAACGCTACGCAATGCCGTCATGAACAACGGGATTAACGCGGTCGCTCAGCGTCCTGATGCTGCCGTAACCCTTGACCCAACCTACTCGATTGACTTGCCAACCGGTGACGTCAGCTTCCAAAAAAAGAGTGGTCGTTGTTGGCTATTTGCCACACTCAATACACTTCGTCATGATTTCGAACAAAAATATAACGTGAAGAACTTTGAACTTTCCCAAAACTATCTCTCTTTCTGGGATCGGATTGAAAAAGCCAATCTTTTCTACGAAAAAATTCTAGCAACAGCTACTCAACCCATTACGGATCGCGAAGTCGCCTTCGCACTTGCCGGACCTGATTTTGACGGCGGCCAATGGGACAACGCCGTTGCTTTGATTCAAAAATACGGTGCCGTTCCTAAGTCCGTCATGCCCGAAACTTACAATAGTGATTTAACCACTGAATTCAACAGTACCTTAAACCTTAAATTACGGACAGATGCGATTAAACTCCGCCAATTAGTTGCTGATCAAGCAAGCGAAGCCAAAATCAGCGAAACTAGAACAGCAATGTTAAGCGACATTTATCGTCTCAGCGTTTACGCTTTTGGCGAACCGGTTGAAACATTCGACTTCGCCTATCGCGACAATGATCAACAATATCACCTGGATCAAGGTCTCACGCCACTGAGCTTCTATCAAAAATATTTAAATCGTCATTTTGATGATTACATCACAGTTGTCAGCAGCCCGCAAGCCAGTAAACAATACAACCAACTTTACAGCTTAGACTCACAAGATACCGTGGTCGAAGGCCATCCAATGCGCCTATTGAACCTCCCACCCGACCGTCTAAAAGCATTAGCGATTCAATCACTCAAAGCAGGTGAATCAATCTGGTTTGGTAACGACGTGCTCGCCGACTTAGACCGGCAAAAAGGCTGGTTGGACAGCAATCTCTATGACTATTCAAGTCTCTTCAGCATCGACTTAACAATGCCTAAAGACCAGCGACTTGATTATCGCCAAGGCGTTGTTTCTCACGCAATGACGCTAACCGGTGTCGATTTAGTTGACGACCAACCCACAAAATGGAAAGTTGAAAATACTTGGAGTGACAAGGTCGGCAATAAAGGCTACTTCAGCATGAGCGACGCTTGGTTTGATGACTACGTATACGAAGTGGTTATCAAAAAAGAATACCTCACAAAAGAAGAACAAGCCTTACTAGACCAAACCCCAATCAAACTAGACCCATGGGACGCACTCCAATAA
- a CDS encoding aminopeptidase, with amino-acid sequence MVQAITPENIQQFKADFKAVPQSNVIKNTVMNNGFLASSQNTTSKALMDPVFSIDLDTGAVSNQKQSGRCWMFAALNTMRHSLQAQFKIKDFELSQNYTNFWDKFEKSNYFYENVLKTANQPIGDRKVDFLMTTPQQDGGQWDMLCALIEKYGIVPKSVMPETYNSEKSSELNSVLNLKLRKDAVTLRQLVADGVSEADIQAKKDTMLTEVYRMLVFALGEPPVEFDFEYRDDDHNYHIEKGLTPQTFYQKYVGWDLENYVSLINSPTADKPYNHLYSVEMLGNVVGGREVRHLNLDIDDFKQLAIKQLQAGESVWFGSDVGQSSDRKLGIMDTEIYQKAALLNMDLSISKGERLDYGESLMTHAMVITGVDIVDGQPTKWKVENSWGDKVGTKGYFVMSDSWFDEFVYQIVINKRFLTAEMQRIEKEEYDHPTVLAPWDPMGALASR; translated from the coding sequence ATGGTTCAAGCTATCACACCCGAAAATATTCAACAATTCAAAGCCGATTTCAAGGCGGTTCCACAATCAAACGTCATTAAAAATACGGTGATGAACAACGGCTTTTTAGCCAGCAGTCAAAATACAACTTCAAAGGCTTTGATGGACCCAGTCTTTTCAATCGATTTAGATACTGGCGCCGTTTCAAATCAAAAGCAATCCGGCCGTTGCTGGATGTTTGCCGCATTAAATACGATGCGTCATAGCTTACAAGCACAATTCAAGATTAAGGATTTCGAACTTTCGCAAAATTATACGAACTTCTGGGATAAATTCGAAAAATCAAACTACTTCTACGAAAATGTTTTAAAAACCGCCAATCAACCAATCGGTGATCGCAAAGTCGACTTTTTAATGACGACACCCCAACAAGACGGTGGTCAATGGGATATGTTATGCGCCCTCATCGAAAAATACGGGATTGTGCCTAAGTCAGTCATGCCCGAAACTTATAACAGTGAGAAATCAAGCGAACTCAACAGTGTCTTGAACCTTAAACTCAGAAAAGATGCCGTCACCCTTCGTCAATTGGTTGCCGATGGTGTCAGCGAAGCTGATATCCAAGCAAAGAAGGATACAATGTTGACTGAAGTTTACCGGATGCTTGTTTTCGCATTGGGCGAACCCCCTGTTGAATTTGACTTCGAATACCGCGATGATGACCACAACTACCACATTGAAAAGGGCCTCACACCACAAACTTTTTATCAAAAATATGTTGGTTGGGACCTCGAAAATTACGTTTCATTAATCAATTCCCCAACAGCGGACAAACCATACAACCACTTATATAGCGTCGAAATGCTCGGCAACGTGGTTGGCGGCCGTGAAGTTCGCCATTTGAATCTTGATATCGATGATTTCAAACAACTTGCCATCAAACAACTCCAAGCTGGCGAATCAGTTTGGTTTGGTAGCGATGTTGGCCAATCATCCGACCGTAAACTGGGTATCATGGATACGGAAATCTATCAAAAAGCAGCATTACTCAACATGGACCTTTCAATTTCTAAAGGCGAACGCCTAGATTACGGTGAAAGTTTAATGACGCATGCAATGGTCATTACTGGCGTTGATATCGTTGATGGTCAACCAACGAAATGGAAGGTTGAAAACTCATGGGGCGATAAAGTCGGTACTAAGGGCTACTTCGTCATGAGCGACAGCTGGTTTGACGAATTCGTCTACCAAATCGTCATCAACAAACGCTTCTTAACAGCAGAAATGCAACGGATTGAAAAAGAAGAATACGATCACCCAACCGTTCTCGCACCATGGGATCCAATGGGCGCATTAGCAAGTCGCTAA
- a CDS encoding peptidase M20, which translates to MKAIRADFKALFEPYEAEFLADLKAVLRVPSVRGVKTYQAPFGIGPKRALEAVLSIATRMGFRTGQVGDCVGWAEYGPAESQAPTYFGILGHLDVVDVEDDWHYPPFDLTQVDNLLYGRGVLDNKGPLLSTLFALYLIKTQKITFKHRVRIIFGTDEESGSQDIPLYLQQEAAPSAGFTPDCKFPAVYGERGLLDVQLSLPITDGSERQITAIDGQFAKSYLPDHVRLLLADGTVKTYQGKKAPSNAPEMADNVLPELVADASQLTGQTGQFYQWLAAKIGNQSTGENLGINFEDAASGALQLAFYGLSIEAQQLSCHLTCRYPISVTEEQLLAGIEAALLPGMTVTVKRRYPSQVTDPQLPFIQQLSAIYAADTGLDGTPVTTTGVTYARALPNIIAFGPSFPGQKGIAHKGDEWLQFSDWQMMMQIYYDSLLVVGTQD; encoded by the coding sequence GTGAAAGCGATTCGAGCGGATTTTAAAGCTTTATTTGAACCATATGAAGCAGAATTTTTGGCCGATTTGAAGGCTGTTTTGCGGGTGCCGAGTGTTCGTGGCGTTAAAACGTATCAAGCACCATTTGGGATTGGGCCTAAGCGGGCGTTGGAAGCGGTGTTGTCTATTGCGACGCGAATGGGTTTTAGAACGGGGCAAGTCGGTGATTGTGTTGGCTGGGCTGAATATGGGCCGGCTGAAAGCCAAGCACCAACGTATTTTGGCATCTTGGGCCATTTGGATGTAGTCGACGTTGAAGATGATTGGCATTATCCACCGTTTGATCTCACCCAAGTGGATAACTTGTTGTACGGACGTGGGGTATTGGATAATAAAGGGCCACTTTTATCCACGTTGTTTGCACTTTATCTGATTAAAACGCAAAAAATAACGTTTAAGCACCGGGTCCGAATTATTTTTGGCACGGATGAAGAGTCAGGGAGCCAAGATATTCCGTTGTATCTACAACAAGAAGCAGCGCCGTCCGCCGGTTTTACGCCAGATTGTAAGTTCCCGGCCGTTTATGGGGAACGTGGTTTGTTAGACGTTCAGTTATCGTTGCCGATTACAGACGGCTCTGAGCGCCAAATTACAGCGATTGACGGGCAGTTTGCCAAAAGTTATTTACCAGATCACGTCCGCCTGCTTTTAGCGGATGGGACGGTTAAAACTTATCAAGGAAAAAAAGCGCCAAGTAATGCACCTGAAATGGCGGATAATGTGTTACCGGAATTAGTGGCAGACGCTAGCCAATTGACAGGGCAGACCGGTCAATTTTATCAGTGGCTTGCTGCTAAAATTGGTAATCAATCAACTGGGGAAAATCTGGGGATCAATTTTGAAGATGCAGCCTCGGGGGCTTTGCAGCTAGCCTTTTATGGGTTGTCAATTGAGGCGCAACAGTTGAGTTGTCATTTAACGTGTCGTTATCCGATTTCGGTGACTGAAGAACAATTGTTAGCCGGTATCGAAGCGGCGTTGTTACCGGGGATGACGGTGACGGTTAAGCGGCGGTATCCATCGCAAGTAACTGATCCGCAATTGCCATTTATTCAACAATTATCAGCGATTTATGCGGCTGATACAGGCTTAGATGGCACACCGGTGACGACGACCGGGGTGACTTACGCCCGCGCCTTACCGAATATCATCGCGTTTGGGCCTTCTTTCCCAGGACAAAAGGGCATCGCGCATAAGGGTGATGAATGGCTCCAATTCAGCGATTGGCAAATGATGATGCAAATTTATTACGATAGTTTGTTAGTTGTTGGCACACAGGATTAG
- a CDS encoding peptidase M28, with protein MVEEIIDIDLLRRLSEADGIGGREREVSRLVHDYAQPYVDEISYDNLGSIILKQNGTTTEGPKVMLSAHMDEVGFVVRQITPEGYLKLLPVGGWWGHVMPAQEMTVTTATGQKYIGIVGSRAPHGLPDEVKNKVMTPMTMFLDMGVADRQAIETLGIRIGDMITPYIPFRQMNDPNFLAGKAWDDRFSLGAELEVMKRTAQKPHEATLFFTGSTQEEVGIRGARTAVHQIQPDLAIALDVTTAKDTPLDNENSNRLGGGVVLAVLDSLTMANKGLLYRMERLVADLKLDVRYDFMTVGGTDACNIHKAMDGVVTMTISMPTRYMHSPRLMVHQDDYKQTIQLLTAFCQSLTTADVALFKEATRQALEKTY; from the coding sequence ATGGTAGAAGAGATAATCGATATAGATTTATTGCGCCGACTCAGTGAAGCTGATGGCATTGGTGGGCGTGAACGTGAAGTGAGCCGGTTAGTGCATGATTATGCCCAACCATATGTAGATGAGATTAGTTATGATAACTTGGGATCAATTATTCTAAAGCAAAACGGCACGACAACCGAAGGCCCCAAAGTGATGTTGTCAGCGCATATGGATGAGGTGGGGTTTGTGGTCCGTCAAATTACACCAGAAGGTTATCTTAAGTTATTACCAGTTGGTGGTTGGTGGGGGCATGTGATGCCCGCTCAAGAAATGACGGTCACAACCGCAACTGGGCAAAAATATATTGGCATTGTGGGGAGCCGGGCCCCACATGGTTTACCTGATGAGGTCAAGAATAAGGTAATGACCCCAATGACGATGTTTTTAGATATGGGGGTCGCTGATCGTCAGGCGATTGAAACATTAGGAATTCGCATTGGAGATATGATTACACCATACATTCCATTTAGACAAATGAATGATCCTAACTTCTTGGCTGGAAAAGCGTGGGATGATCGTTTTAGTTTGGGTGCAGAATTAGAAGTGATGAAACGAACAGCGCAAAAGCCACATGAAGCAACACTCTTTTTTACAGGTTCAACACAAGAAGAAGTGGGAATTCGGGGTGCACGGACAGCAGTTCATCAAATTCAACCGGATTTAGCAATTGCACTCGATGTCACAACCGCTAAGGACACACCGCTCGATAATGAAAATAGTAATCGATTAGGCGGTGGGGTCGTCTTAGCTGTACTGGATTCTTTAACGATGGCTAACAAAGGATTGTTGTACCGAATGGAACGGCTCGTTGCTGATTTAAAATTAGATGTGCGTTATGACTTTATGACCGTGGGCGGGACGGATGCCTGTAATATTCATAAAGCGATGGATGGTGTCGTGACAATGACGATTTCGATGCCAACCCGCTATATGCATTCACCACGGTTGATGGTCCATCAAGATGATTACAAACAAACGATTCAGTTATTGACGGCATTTTGTCAGTCACTAACAACGGCCGACGTTGCACTGTTTAAAGAAGCGACGCGTCAAGCTTTAGAAAAGACGTATTAA